One Candidatus Flexicrinis proximus DNA window includes the following coding sequences:
- the aroA gene encoding 3-phosphoshikimate 1-carboxyvinyltransferase, giving the protein MRGGEMSIIDRRWRVRPGTPLTGATVVPGDKSLSHRAVMFGALAQGVSQVRGWLAAGDTEASLATIQDLGIRVDRHDLNTLTIHGGAFQPPSTPLNLVNAGTGIRLIAGIMAGQSFPSVLDGSEQLRRRPMKRIIEPLTRMGANIESNEGRAPLKITPSPLKGIHYDLPMASAQVKSAVLLAGLFAEGDTVVTQPGPARDHTERMLTAMGADLTIDGNRSVIRKGGALKPFDMTVPGDASSAAFLIVAATLVPGSDITLSGVNLNDTRTGIIDVLRQMGADITVEETGLEAGEPVGALRVRYAPLISTEVGGDTVVRMIDEFPVFMIAALLATGETVVRDAQELRVKETDRIAVMAGELRKLGAVITETDDGFRITGPQALTGAVTDGHDDHRIAMSMAVAGLVAAGETTVLDAACAADSFPGFAATLQRIHAEIDEVDGGNP; this is encoded by the coding sequence ATGAGAGGCGGAGAAATGTCAATAATCGATAGGCGTTGGCGGGTTCGGCCGGGAACGCCTCTGACCGGCGCGACTGTTGTCCCGGGCGATAAATCGCTTTCGCACCGCGCGGTCATGTTCGGCGCGCTTGCGCAGGGCGTTAGCCAGGTACGCGGTTGGCTGGCGGCAGGAGACACAGAGGCGTCCTTGGCGACCATCCAGGACCTGGGCATCCGGGTCGACCGGCACGACCTGAACACGCTGACTATTCATGGCGGTGCTTTTCAGCCTCCGTCGACACCGCTGAATCTGGTCAATGCCGGCACCGGGATCCGCCTGATTGCCGGGATCATGGCGGGGCAGTCTTTCCCCTCGGTTCTCGATGGCAGCGAACAGCTTCGCCGCCGCCCGATGAAACGCATCATCGAGCCGCTGACTCGCATGGGTGCAAACATCGAGTCGAACGAGGGCCGCGCTCCACTGAAGATTACGCCTTCACCCCTCAAGGGTATCCACTATGACCTGCCGATGGCCTCCGCGCAGGTGAAGAGCGCCGTGCTTCTCGCCGGCTTATTCGCCGAAGGCGACACCGTCGTCACTCAGCCAGGGCCGGCGCGCGACCACACTGAGCGTATGTTGACCGCAATGGGGGCCGATCTGACTATCGACGGTAATCGGTCGGTGATCCGCAAAGGGGGCGCTCTGAAACCGTTTGACATGACCGTTCCGGGCGATGCATCGAGTGCGGCATTCTTGATTGTCGCGGCGACCCTCGTCCCTGGTAGTGATATCACGTTGTCCGGCGTCAACTTGAATGACACGCGCACCGGCATTATCGACGTCTTGCGCCAGATGGGCGCTGACATCACCGTCGAAGAAACGGGTCTTGAAGCGGGGGAGCCGGTCGGCGCTCTGCGCGTGCGCTATGCCCCACTAATCTCGACTGAGGTCGGCGGCGATACGGTCGTACGGATGATTGACGAGTTCCCGGTCTTTATGATTGCCGCGTTGCTGGCAACCGGTGAGACCGTGGTGCGCGACGCGCAGGAACTTCGGGTGAAAGAGACCGACCGGATTGCCGTCATGGCTGGCGAACTTCGCAAGTTGGGCGCGGTTATCACCGAGACAGACGATGGCTTCCGCATCACTGGCCCACAGGCGCTCACTGGCGCAGTGACCGATGGGCACGACGACCACCGGATCGCCATGAGTATGGCGGTCGCAGGTCTGGTCGCCGCAGGCGAAACGACCGTGCTTGATGCGGCCTGTGCCGCCGACTCATTCCCCGGATTTGCGGCAACCCTGCAGCGCATTCATGCCGAAATCGATGAGGTAGACGGTGGAAACCCATGA
- a CDS encoding prephenate dehydrogenase/arogenate dehydrogenase family protein, whose amino-acid sequence MGFSSKQITIVGLGLMGASLALAVRSISATIVGVDPDPNVRQYALKHGFVDAASDDLRESVRFADTVILCAPVRVVEKIVSGSIGAYLRSNTLLMDIGSTKQDICEVMGRLPIGIQAVGCHPMTGKEVSGIEAADSALYVNRPWVICPTRRTTPAARIRALEFVEAIGAIPVEMEAEKHDKVVAAISHLPYLISASLVATVQRAASKTPEVWELAAGGFRDTSRMAGSDIRMMSDILSTNTQAVATVLAMFRVQLGILETMLISKDEEQLAEALIPLRQQRVEWFESYERRRNVNNR is encoded by the coding sequence ATGGGCTTTAGTTCCAAACAAATCACAATTGTCGGACTTGGTTTGATGGGGGCGTCGCTCGCGCTGGCCGTGCGTTCGATCTCTGCCACCATCGTTGGCGTCGACCCCGACCCGAATGTGCGCCAGTATGCGCTGAAACATGGCTTCGTCGATGCGGCCTCCGACGATCTGCGCGAAAGCGTTCGTTTTGCCGACACGGTGATCTTGTGCGCGCCCGTGCGCGTTGTCGAAAAGATCGTATCTGGGAGCATCGGCGCCTATTTGCGCTCCAATACCCTGCTGATGGACATTGGCAGCACCAAGCAGGATATCTGTGAGGTGATGGGACGTCTGCCGATCGGTATTCAGGCAGTGGGCTGCCATCCGATGACCGGCAAGGAAGTCAGCGGCATCGAAGCGGCCGATTCTGCGCTCTATGTCAACCGTCCGTGGGTGATCTGTCCCACGCGCCGCACGACTCCGGCTGCACGCATCCGTGCGCTTGAGTTTGTCGAGGCCATTGGAGCGATCCCGGTTGAAATGGAGGCGGAAAAGCACGATAAAGTCGTCGCCGCCATCAGCCATCTGCCGTACCTGATTAGTGCGTCGCTGGTCGCCACCGTCCAGCGTGCGGCGTCAAAGACACCTGAAGTCTGGGAACTGGCCGCTGGCGGCTTTCGCGACACCTCGCGCATGGCGGGCAGTGACATTCGGATGATGAGCGATATCCTCAGCACCAACACACAAGCAGTCGCCACCGTTCTTGCCATGTTTCGCGTTCAGCTGGGCATACTCGAGACCATGCTGATCAGCAAGGATGAGGAGCAGTTGGCTGAGGCGTTGATCCCCCTGCGCCAGCAGCGGGTTGAGTGGTTCGAGAGCTATGAGAGGCGGAGAAATGTCAATAATCGATAG
- the aroF gene encoding 3-deoxy-7-phosphoheptulonate synthase, which yields MIVLMQDGITPRDVDAVKTQVERDGYTAHVWHGTRTIIAIVGQSTTPLIAAAYEQLTGVEKVTPTKVPYTLASRQFHAEDTHVPLNGCHMGAEKMLVIAGPCSVESRQQIIETACAVKEAGATALRGGAFKPRTSPYAFQGHGEQGLQWLAEAREITGLPVVTEVMDPHLVGMVCEYADVLQVGARNMQNFTLLHAVGQSRQAVLLKRGMSSTVEDLLMAAEYILAGGNHNVMLCERGIRTFETATRNTFDLNAIPVLKHLTHLPVVADPSHAVGKSEYVEPVARAAVAAGADGLIIEVHLDPDNAMSDGRQSLNPLQFRQMMENVRRVAQAVGRMA from the coding sequence ATGATCGTACTGATGCAAGATGGCATCACGCCGCGTGATGTCGACGCCGTAAAAACTCAGGTTGAACGCGACGGCTACACCGCGCATGTCTGGCACGGCACGCGCACGATCATCGCGATTGTCGGCCAGAGTACCACGCCGCTGATAGCCGCGGCCTACGAGCAGCTGACCGGTGTCGAAAAAGTCACGCCGACCAAGGTTCCGTACACCCTTGCCAGCCGCCAGTTTCACGCCGAAGACACCCACGTCCCGCTAAACGGCTGCCACATGGGCGCTGAGAAGATGCTGGTGATCGCCGGTCCGTGCAGCGTCGAGAGCCGCCAGCAGATCATCGAGACGGCCTGCGCGGTCAAAGAAGCCGGGGCCACTGCGCTGCGCGGGGGTGCGTTCAAGCCGCGTACCTCCCCCTACGCCTTTCAGGGACACGGCGAGCAGGGCCTTCAATGGCTGGCTGAAGCGCGCGAAATCACCGGCCTTCCGGTTGTCACCGAGGTGATGGACCCTCATCTGGTCGGTATGGTCTGTGAATACGCCGATGTGCTTCAGGTTGGCGCCCGCAACATGCAGAATTTCACCTTACTGCATGCAGTTGGCCAGAGCCGTCAGGCGGTATTGCTCAAACGCGGGATGAGCAGCACCGTCGAAGATCTGTTGATGGCAGCCGAGTACATTCTCGCCGGCGGGAACCATAACGTCATGCTGTGCGAGCGCGGCATCCGAACCTTCGAGACCGCGACCCGCAACACCTTCGACCTGAACGCCATCCCAGTCCTCAAGCATCTGACCCATTTGCCGGTCGTCGCCGATCCGAGCCATGCCGTCGGCAAGAGTGAATATGTCGAACCGGTCGCCAGGGCCGCCGTCGCGGCGGGCGCCGATGGTCTGATCATTGAAGTGCATCTCGATCCGGACAATGCCATGTCTGACGGGCGCCAGAGCCTGAACCCGCTTCAGTTCAGGCAAATGATGGAGAACGTGCGCAGGGTAGCTCAGGCCGTCGGGCGGATGGCATGA
- the aroH gene encoding chorismate mutase — protein sequence MVRGVRGATTVESNTADGIIEAAAELLREMISANGIVEEDVASVIFTTTPDLTAAFPAPAGRKVGWSRVALMGMQEIAVPGALPLAVRILVHWNTGKSLDDIVHIYLRGATVLRPDLHARQQAARAASANGTHRETDA from the coding sequence ATGGTACGAGGCGTGCGCGGGGCCACCACTGTTGAATCGAACACGGCGGACGGCATCATCGAAGCGGCGGCGGAACTGCTGCGCGAGATGATCTCCGCCAATGGAATCGTGGAGGAAGATGTGGCCAGCGTGATCTTTACGACAACTCCGGATTTGACGGCGGCCTTTCCCGCTCCGGCGGGCCGTAAGGTGGGCTGGTCTCGCGTGGCTCTGATGGGCATGCAGGAAATCGCCGTTCCCGGCGCACTCCCATTGGCCGTTCGTATTCTTGTTCACTGGAACACCGGTAAATCGCTTGATGACATCGTCCACATTTACCTGCGCGGCGCGACCGTGCTTCGACCGGACTTACATGCCAGGCAGCAGGCCGCCAGAGCTGCTTCGGCCAACGGAACCCACAGGGAGACTGACGCATGA
- a CDS encoding tryptophan synthase subunit alpha yields the protein MAERAVLHVVSAFLINARGNVLLQQRDEKPELRYPGRWTLFGGTVEDGELPEQAIRRELIEELDLELPLEYWTTYTCPARTTDDTICYNHLYIGRMTRSIESLPLYEGQAMAYFDRVRASRIELAFMQSEWLTRFFEAAWRETQETPDMTFQTRALAGVEAVAAMFQRARAQNRSAFLPFAMIGYPTVSESIDSVARMAELDVDGFEIGVPFSDPLADGPVIQHASQIALENGVTVATGLDAIRQLRARGVRQPMFIFSYLNPLLAYGTQKFAAEMQAVGADGLICPDLPPEEAHLLDDLTRRGLPLIFFLSPNSSEDRIPVVSGVSNGFIYVVSVTGITGARKELPLDLRDYIARIRKHTDLPLVLGFGISTPDQVAQLNGLVDGFIVASALLRAAPDGVDKVVELARVLRGAS from the coding sequence ATGGCCGAGCGTGCCGTCCTCCACGTGGTTAGCGCGTTCCTCATCAACGCTCGCGGCAACGTCTTGCTTCAGCAGCGGGACGAGAAGCCCGAATTGCGCTATCCCGGGAGATGGACTCTGTTTGGTGGCACGGTCGAAGACGGCGAATTACCCGAGCAGGCCATCCGCCGCGAGCTGATCGAGGAGCTTGATCTCGAACTGCCTCTCGAGTATTGGACCACCTATACCTGCCCGGCGCGGACCACCGATGACACCATCTGCTACAACCACCTCTATATCGGTCGGATGACCCGCTCCATCGAATCCCTGCCGCTCTATGAAGGGCAGGCGATGGCTTACTTTGATCGCGTACGCGCCAGCCGGATCGAATTGGCCTTCATGCAGAGCGAATGGCTGACGCGGTTCTTTGAGGCCGCATGGCGCGAAACCCAGGAGACTCCTGATATGACTTTTCAAACGCGGGCGCTGGCCGGTGTCGAGGCTGTCGCCGCGATGTTTCAACGCGCGAGAGCGCAGAACCGTTCTGCCTTTCTCCCATTCGCCATGATCGGCTATCCGACGGTGTCCGAGTCGATTGACTCCGTCGCGCGGATGGCGGAGTTGGATGTCGATGGCTTTGAAATTGGTGTCCCGTTCAGCGATCCACTGGCCGACGGGCCTGTGATTCAGCACGCCTCGCAGATCGCGCTCGAAAACGGCGTCACGGTCGCAACCGGACTCGATGCCATTCGTCAGCTGCGCGCGCGTGGCGTCCGGCAGCCCATGTTCATCTTCAGCTATCTCAACCCACTGCTCGCCTATGGCACCCAGAAATTTGCGGCCGAAATGCAGGCGGTCGGCGCGGACGGTCTGATCTGTCCCGACCTGCCGCCGGAAGAAGCGCACTTGCTCGATGACCTGACTCGGCGCGGACTGCCATTGATCTTCTTCCTTTCGCCAAACAGCAGCGAAGACCGCATACCGGTCGTGTCCGGTGTGTCCAATGGCTTCATTTACGTCGTATCGGTTACAGGCATAACCGGCGCGCGCAAAGAGCTTCCACTGGATCTCCGTGACTATATCGCGCGGATCCGCAAGCACACCGATTTGCCGCTGGTCCTGGGTTTTGGGATCAGCACACCCGACCAGGTCGCCCAGCTGAACGGACTTGTTGACGGCTTTATCGTCGCCAGTGCCCTCCTGCGTGCTGCCCCCGACGGGGTAGACAAGGTTGTCGAACTCGCGCGCGTTCTTCGCGGCGCATCCTGA
- the trpB gene encoding tryptophan synthase subunit beta, giving the protein MQEPYIKTGLTNVPDERGYFGEFGGRFVPETLVPALDELVAAYQSAIADPAFHKELADLQSTYVGRPTPLTYARRLSERLGGAQIYLKREDLAHTGAHKINNALGQALLAKRMGKQRVVAETGAGQHGVASATVSALLGLDCHVYMGSVDMARQEPNVFRMKLMGAEVIPVESGTKTLKDAINEAIRDWVTNVRTTFYLLGSALGPHPYPMIVRDFQSVIGHEARKQIIEQAGRLPDALIACVGGGSNAIGLFHAFRGDEDVDMIGVEAGGYGIASGEHAARFADPNIGRPGVLHGTRSFVMQTPQGQIVNTHSVSAGLDYASIGPEHAFLRQTERAHYTYATDQEALAALQTLSRTEGIIPALESAHAIAEVLKRAPTMPKDSILLVNLSGRGDKDLGTVMSELGIK; this is encoded by the coding sequence ATGCAGGAACCGTATATCAAGACCGGCCTGACCAATGTGCCGGATGAACGAGGCTATTTCGGAGAATTCGGTGGACGGTTTGTACCGGAGACGCTCGTCCCTGCTTTGGACGAGCTGGTCGCCGCCTATCAATCTGCCATTGCTGATCCCGCGTTTCACAAGGAGTTGGCTGACCTCCAATCGACCTATGTCGGGCGTCCAACGCCGCTGACGTACGCCAGGCGCCTCTCGGAGCGGCTGGGGGGGGCTCAGATCTACCTCAAGCGCGAAGACCTGGCACACACCGGCGCGCACAAGATCAATAATGCCCTGGGTCAGGCGCTGCTCGCAAAACGCATGGGCAAGCAGCGCGTCGTGGCGGAAACCGGGGCAGGGCAGCATGGCGTTGCCAGCGCAACGGTATCCGCCTTGCTGGGTCTCGATTGTCACGTCTATATGGGCAGTGTTGATATGGCCCGCCAGGAGCCCAACGTCTTTCGTATGAAGTTGATGGGCGCGGAAGTGATCCCCGTTGAGAGCGGCACAAAAACCCTCAAGGATGCCATTAACGAGGCGATCCGCGATTGGGTGACCAATGTCCGGACAACGTTTTATCTGTTGGGTTCGGCGCTCGGACCACATCCTTACCCGATGATCGTCCGCGACTTTCAGAGCGTGATCGGCCACGAGGCGCGCAAGCAGATTATCGAACAGGCCGGCCGTCTCCCTGACGCGCTGATTGCCTGTGTCGGCGGCGGTAGTAACGCCATTGGCCTCTTCCACGCTTTCCGCGGTGACGAGGATGTCGACATGATCGGCGTCGAGGCCGGCGGGTACGGAATTGCCAGCGGAGAGCATGCAGCCCGTTTTGCCGACCCGAACATAGGCCGTCCCGGTGTCTTGCACGGAACCCGCTCGTTTGTCATGCAGACGCCGCAAGGCCAGATCGTCAACACGCACAGCGTCTCGGCTGGACTGGATTATGCCTCGATCGGCCCTGAACACGCCTTTCTTCGCCAGACCGAGCGCGCCCACTACACGTATGCGACCGATCAGGAGGCTTTGGCTGCGCTGCAGACCCTCAGCCGGACCGAGGGCATAATCCCCGCCCTGGAAAGCGCGCACGCCATCGCTGAAGTCCTCAAGCGTGCGCCCACCATGCCCAAAGACTCCATCCTGCTGGTCAATCTCTCCGGCCGCGGCGACAAAGACCTCGGCACGGTGATGAGTGAATTGGGAATTAAGTAG
- a CDS encoding phosphoribosylanthranilate isomerase — translation MRVKICGITTFEDALHAARSGADMLGLNFWPKSKRYIGVDSAVELCERLRAELQGNCPLLIGVFVNAVVSDISRTMTHVGLDYAQLSGDESDAMLRELRGIAFKTIRPATPAQAEDDVRYFSPYFTADERIPSVLIDASVQGQYGGTGQQAAEEVIRVVKLSAPRLMLAGGLTPSNVAERIAVVQPWGVDVASGTEGDTPGRKDPRRVERFIQTAKGL, via the coding sequence ATGCGCGTCAAAATCTGCGGGATAACAACCTTTGAGGATGCACTTCATGCCGCCCGATCCGGCGCGGACATGCTCGGCCTGAACTTCTGGCCGAAGTCGAAGCGCTATATCGGAGTCGACTCCGCGGTTGAACTCTGCGAGCGTCTGCGCGCCGAATTGCAAGGTAACTGCCCCCTGCTGATCGGCGTGTTCGTCAACGCGGTGGTCAGCGACATCTCGCGGACGATGACCCACGTGGGCCTAGATTATGCCCAGTTATCAGGGGACGAATCTGACGCGATGCTGCGCGAACTGCGTGGAATTGCCTTCAAGACGATCCGACCCGCCACGCCCGCGCAGGCCGAAGATGACGTGCGCTACTTCAGCCCGTATTTTACGGCGGATGAGCGCATTCCGTCTGTGCTGATTGATGCATCGGTTCAGGGACAGTACGGCGGAACCGGCCAGCAGGCGGCAGAGGAAGTGATTCGCGTCGTCAAGTTGAGTGCCCCGCGCTTGATGTTGGCGGGTGGCTTGACTCCCAGCAATGTGGCCGAACGGATCGCCGTCGTGCAGCCCTGGGGGGTTGATGTCGCCAGTGGCACTGAAGGCGACACGCCGGGCCGCAAGGACCCGCGCCGGGTCGAAAGGTTCATTCAGACCGCTAAAGGGCTTTAG
- the trpC gene encoding indole-3-glycerol phosphate synthase TrpC, with the protein MTSPAFVLTGSVLDDILAHKVQEVAVLRDDLDRLREQALEQSAPRGFASALRTEWVTLIAEVKKASPSKGVLVADFDPVRIGQTYAENGAAAISVLVDQKYFQGHVSYLRAVRHTVTIPVLYKEFVIDPVQIIHARAAGADAVLLIAAALEDSRLSDLKSEIESLGMDALVEVHDEGEMTRAIALGARLIGVNNRDLRTFREDLSTTERLAKMAGDSITLVAESAIRSPEDVARMGRCGASAVLVGEGLVKAADRAAAVRAYSSQPRKG; encoded by the coding sequence ATGACCTCTCCTGCGTTCGTCCTGACCGGCTCCGTGCTGGACGACATCCTCGCTCACAAAGTTCAAGAGGTCGCCGTGCTGCGTGACGATCTTGACCGGCTGCGTGAACAAGCGCTGGAACAGTCTGCGCCGCGTGGTTTTGCGTCGGCGCTCAGGACTGAATGGGTCACCTTGATTGCGGAGGTCAAGAAGGCTTCGCCGTCCAAGGGCGTTTTGGTCGCGGACTTTGATCCGGTCCGCATTGGGCAAACCTATGCCGAAAACGGTGCAGCCGCCATTTCGGTTCTGGTCGACCAGAAGTACTTTCAGGGACATGTCAGCTATCTGCGCGCGGTTCGTCATACAGTTACCATTCCGGTTCTCTACAAGGAATTTGTCATCGATCCCGTGCAGATTATTCATGCACGTGCTGCGGGCGCAGACGCGGTACTCTTAATAGCAGCAGCGCTCGAAGATTCCCGGCTTTCCGATCTCAAGTCCGAAATTGAGTCGCTGGGGATGGATGCGTTGGTCGAGGTTCACGACGAAGGGGAGATGACCCGCGCGATCGCGCTCGGCGCCCGCTTGATCGGCGTAAACAACCGCGACTTGAGGACTTTCCGCGAGGACCTGTCCACAACCGAACGTTTGGCGAAAATGGCCGGCGACTCCATAACGCTGGTGGCCGAAAGCGCGATCAGAAGTCCGGAGGATGTCGCCCGGATGGGTCGCTGCGGTGCGAGCGCTGTTCTGGTTGGCGAGGGTTTGGTAAAAGCTGCGGACCGGGCGGCGGCGGTTCGGGCATATAGTTCACAGCCGCGAAAGGGGTGA
- the trpD gene encoding anthranilate phosphoribosyltransferase, protein MEGIMSKIDIQRAIDIIGRFGHLSVSDAETVMGQIMRGEATEAQIGAYLMGLRMKGETHDEITGSAQAMRANAEPVPTRHNKFELLDTCGTGGDRSGTFNISTTVAFVAAGAGVPVAKHGNRAASSKCGSADVLAELGVNLELTPDQVGACVDEVGIGFLFAPKLHPAMKHVIGPRRQLGLRTIFNILGPLTNPAGARNQLMGVFASDLTELLANVLGMLGSRSALVVSGYGGVDELTTTGPNHISHYLDGSVQTYELDPLKLGFRASSINELLGGEVKDNAAILRGVLSGTIHDAKRDVVLLNAGAAFVAAGKVTDILDGIELAAKTIDSGAAVDKLDALIAYSRQVAA, encoded by the coding sequence ATGGAGGGCATAATGTCTAAGATCGACATTCAGCGGGCTATCGATATTATCGGGCGCTTCGGCCACTTGAGCGTCAGCGATGCCGAAACCGTCATGGGCCAGATCATGCGGGGTGAAGCAACCGAAGCACAAATTGGTGCGTACCTGATGGGTCTGCGTATGAAGGGCGAAACCCACGACGAAATCACCGGCAGTGCGCAGGCCATGCGTGCGAATGCTGAACCCGTTCCCACGCGCCACAACAAGTTCGAGCTGCTGGATACCTGTGGAACCGGCGGTGATCGTTCCGGCACCTTCAATATCAGCACGACCGTTGCCTTCGTTGCGGCCGGCGCGGGTGTCCCGGTTGCCAAGCACGGTAATCGCGCGGCATCCTCCAAGTGCGGTAGCGCGGACGTGCTGGCGGAACTGGGCGTCAACCTCGAATTGACCCCGGATCAGGTCGGCGCATGTGTCGATGAAGTCGGTATCGGTTTTCTGTTTGCTCCCAAGCTTCATCCCGCGATGAAACACGTGATCGGGCCGCGCCGCCAATTGGGTCTGCGCACCATCTTCAACATTCTTGGCCCCCTCACCAATCCGGCCGGAGCGCGCAACCAGCTAATGGGCGTGTTTGCGTCGGATCTGACCGAGCTGCTCGCCAACGTCCTCGGTATGCTTGGCAGCCGCTCGGCGCTGGTAGTCTCCGGTTACGGTGGCGTCGATGAGCTGACCACAACCGGGCCGAACCACATTAGCCACTATCTTGACGGTTCCGTACAAACTTACGAATTGGACCCCCTCAAGCTGGGTTTCCGCGCGTCGTCGATCAATGAACTGCTCGGTGGCGAAGTTAAGGACAATGCCGCGATCCTTCGCGGAGTCCTCTCTGGCACCATCCACGACGCCAAGCGCGATGTCGTGCTGCTCAATGCCGGGGCGGCCTTCGTAGCCGCTGGTAAGGTAACCGACATCCTCGACGGGATTGAATTGGCGGCGAAGACCATCGACAGCGGCGCGGCAGTGGATAAGCTCGACGCGTTGATTGCCTACTCGCGTCAGGTGGCTGCATGA
- the trpS gene encoding tryptophan--tRNA ligase, producing the protein MAQRKISLTGIKPTGSPHIGNYLGMFKPALELTRDYDAYYFIADYHALTTMRDPNEFRHSVHEVAAAWLACGLDPEKTLLYRQSDVPEVFELNWIVSCVTPKGLLNRAHAYKAAIDANEAAGNLPDDGVVMGLYNYPVLMAADIFIADTNIVPVGQDQKQHIEIARDIATSFNAIYGDVLVVPDGLIQPEVATITGLDGRKMSKSYGNHIPFLADSALLRKTVMKIVTDSRTPDEPKDPDADNIYSIFKHFATPERLAEVRHLYLNGGLAYGRMKQELFETLDATFADARATYNALMADTSQIDAILTAGAERMRVTAQRVIGRVRAAIGKVTMPAAVR; encoded by the coding sequence GTGGCACAGCGAAAAATCAGCTTGACCGGTATCAAGCCGACCGGTTCACCTCACATTGGAAATTATCTCGGCATGTTCAAGCCCGCGCTTGAATTGACCCGTGACTATGACGCCTATTACTTCATCGCCGACTACCACGCCCTGACGACGATGCGCGATCCGAACGAATTCCGTCATTCGGTTCATGAAGTGGCCGCCGCGTGGCTGGCCTGCGGCCTCGACCCTGAAAAGACGCTGCTTTACCGTCAGTCAGACGTGCCTGAAGTGTTCGAATTGAACTGGATCGTATCGTGCGTGACCCCGAAAGGCCTGCTGAACCGTGCACATGCCTACAAGGCCGCCATCGATGCCAATGAAGCGGCAGGTAACCTGCCTGACGACGGCGTCGTAATGGGACTCTACAACTATCCGGTTCTGATGGCCGCCGATATCTTCATTGCCGACACCAACATCGTTCCCGTTGGTCAGGATCAGAAGCAGCACATCGAAATCGCGCGTGACATCGCCACCTCGTTCAACGCGATCTATGGTGACGTGCTCGTGGTGCCCGATGGTCTCATTCAGCCGGAAGTCGCCACCATCACCGGTCTCGATGGCCGCAAGATGAGTAAGAGCTACGGAAACCACATTCCGTTCCTCGCAGACTCCGCACTGCTCCGCAAGACCGTGATGAAAATTGTTACGGACAGCCGCACGCCGGATGAGCCGAAAGATCCCGATGCCGACAACATCTACAGCATCTTCAAACACTTCGCGACGCCGGAACGCCTTGCTGAAGTGCGCCACTTGTATCTGAACGGCGGGTTGGCCTACGGCAGGATGAAGCAGGAGCTTTTCGAAACGCTCGATGCAACCTTTGCAGATGCGCGCGCAACCTATAACGCTTTGATGGCCGATACCTCGCAAATTGATGCCATACTCACTGCGGGAGCCGAGCGCATGCGGGTGACGGCGCAGCGGGTGATAGGGCGGGTCCGGGCCGCCATTGGTAAGGTGACAATGCCGGCAGCAGTGCGATAA
- a CDS encoding aminodeoxychorismate/anthranilate synthase component II, producing the protein MILVIDNYDSFTYNRVQQLGELGAEITVIRNDQLTLEEVRRLNPSHIVISPGPGTPDDGGVSLDVISEFGPTIPVLGVCLGHQCIGQAFGGVVKRAPRLMHGKTSLIHHDDSALFNGLSNPFVATRYHSLIVEQSSLPDCLIVTARTEDGEIMGVRHVEYPVFGVQFHPESILTIEGPKLLRNFLEVIPVPA; encoded by the coding sequence ATGATTCTCGTCATCGATAACTATGACAGCTTCACCTACAACCGCGTGCAGCAGCTTGGCGAGCTTGGTGCGGAAATCACGGTAATCCGCAACGACCAGCTGACCCTTGAGGAGGTTCGTCGTCTCAATCCATCGCATATCGTCATCTCGCCGGGTCCTGGTACTCCCGACGATGGTGGGGTATCGCTCGATGTAATCAGCGAGTTTGGCCCAACTATTCCTGTCCTGGGCGTCTGTCTGGGACACCAATGTATCGGTCAGGCCTTCGGGGGTGTCGTGAAACGCGCCCCCAGGCTGATGCATGGTAAGACGAGCCTGATCCACCACGACGACAGCGCGCTCTTCAACGGACTGAGTAACCCGTTCGTCGCTACGCGCTATCACAGTCTGATCGTCGAACAATCGTCGCTGCCGGATTGTCTGATCGTGACAGCCCGCACGGAAGACGGCGAAATCATGGGGGTCCGGCATGTGGAATACCCGGTGTTCGGCGTCCAGTTTCACCCCGAAAGTATTCTCACGATCGAGGGGCCAAAACTCCTCAGGAATTTTCTTGAAGTCATACCGGTACCCGCCTAG